In a single window of the Dreissena polymorpha isolate Duluth1 chromosome 3, UMN_Dpol_1.0, whole genome shotgun sequence genome:
- the LOC127875443 gene encoding lymphocyte antigen 75-like codes for MNQRMLVKCIVITALVKCLLSRDPYENLLTYDTTCLDTDTCYTVSSQETTYSAAWLDCHNNGGFLAMPKTPIEMQFIRDNILGTGNHEPVWIGLTDFSKEMFFKWNDQEDLSTSTYWKLNEPKDSKGNDEDCVEIKTDGFNNAQCERIANRHICQTYPQECLAGAPYMFGDRCYRLYTGAFTMNAITCPDNGLLAMPKSNDISIYLDSINLYDEYIWIGLNYTHTRGFVWADGGDATANLAYFNKKFVGGLPNTTNISALFAYLTPSGRWDIAYEGTDRTMSFICEFRLQADCGPLVYSYGTTAAHDTKEGVTYSVTCEEGFAPEVAETKCMSNGSWVPQPKCLKGKSLKCM; via the exons ATGAATCAGAGAATGCTGGTCAAGTGTATTGTCATCACTGCACTTGTCAAGTGTCTGCTCAGCCGTGACCCTTACGAAA ATCTTCTGACGTATGACACTACATGTCTTGACACGGATACATGCTACACGGTCTCTAGTCAGGAGACCACATACAGCGCCGCCTGGTTGGATTGTCATAACAACGGAGGCTTCCTAGCAATGCCTAAAACACCCATCGAGATGCAATTCATACGCGATAATATCCTTGG TACGGGAAATCACGAACCCGTGTGGATCGGACTGACGGACTTCAGCAAAGAAATGTTTTTCAAATGGAACGACCAGGAAGATCTGTCCACATCTACGTACTGGAAACTAA ATGAGCCTAAGGACAGCAAAGGGAATGACGAAGACTGCGTGGAAATCAAGACAGACGGATTCAATAACGCACAGTGCGAACGTATTGCGAACCGACACATATGCCAGACCTATCCACAAG AGTGTTTAGCTGGTGCCCCGTATATGTTCGGCGATCGCTGCTATCGACTGTATACCGGCGCCTTCACCATGAACGCTATCACGTGTCCGGACAATGGTCTTCTCGCCATGCCGAAATCCAACGACATCAGCATATATCTGGACAGCATCAACCTGTA tGACGAGTATATATGGATTGGGCTGAATTATACCCATACTCGCGGCTTTGTGTGGGCTGACGGGGGAGATGCAACGGCGAATCTTgcttattttaacaaaaagttcGTTGGAG GTTTACCTAATACGACGAATATCTCGGCGCTCTTTGCCTACTTGACCCCGTCCGGCCGTTGGGACATCGCGTATGAAGGGACAGACAGAACCATGTCATTTATTTGCGAGTTCCGCTTGCAAGCAG ATTGTGGCCCGTTGGTCTATAGCTACGGTACTACCGCTGCCCACGACACCAAGGAAGGCGTCACATACTCTGTCACATGTGAGGAGGGTTTCGCGCCCGAAGTTGCAGAGACAAAGTGTATGTCAAACGGTTCGTGGGTTCCACAACCAAAATGTCTCAAAGGTAAAAGCCTCAAGTGTATGTGA
- the LOC127874980 gene encoding uncharacterized protein LOC127874980, giving the protein MCINHTINAHQANNLMKIQSCRVKFVYHPIVFRNTTTNCGPLVYSYGTTAANDTKEGVTYSVTCEEGFAPEVAETMCMSNGSWVPQPKCLIDCGSLVYSYGTTAANDTKKGVTYSVTCEEGFAPEVAETMCMSNGSWVPQPKCLIADGYCLDTCVNYTVDDRQLDALVQNLTLDRGNLSSMRRQMSSAEDNRFLSKFIGLSGVAIICSFCGVFVCLDLTRLLCSKSSTRVKPEDKSGVSGVAIICGCCGAFVCLDKDRLWYKSSNRMTPKGRSGDSGVATICGYCGAFVNFDQTRVLGPKTSTRVTPHDQRD; this is encoded by the exons ATGTGTATAAACCACACAATAAACGCCCATCAAGCaaacaatttaatgaaaatacaaagCTGTAGGGTCAAGTTTGTGTACCACCCTATTGTGTTTCGCAATACTACTACAAATTGTGGCCCGTTGGTCTATAGCTACGGTACTACCGCTGCCAACGACACCAAGGAAGGCGTCACATACTCTGTCACATGTGAGGAGGGTTTTGCGCCCGAAGTTGCAGAGACAATGTGTATGTCAAACGGATCGTGGGTTCCACAACCAAAATGTCTGATAG ATTGTGGCTCGTTGGTCTACAGCTACGGTACTACCGCTGCCAACGACACCAAGAAAGGCGTCACATACTCGGTCACATGTGAGGAGGGTTTCGCGCCCGAAGTTGCAGAGACAATGTGTATGTCAAACGGATCGTGGGTTCCACAACCAAAATGTCTGATAG CCGATGGTTACTGTCTTGACACGTGCGTAAATTACACCGTGGATGACCGTCAACTCGACGCCCTCGTGCAGAATTTGACGTTGGATAGAGGCAACCTTTCGTCGATGCGTAGGCAAATGAGCTCGGCCGAAGACAACAGATTTCTTTCCAAGTTCATTGGCCTTTCCGGCGTTGCAATAATTTGTAGCTTCTGTGGGGTGTTTGTATGCTTGGATCTGACCCGCCTGTTGTGTTCCAAGTCAAGCACCCGGGTAAAACCGGAGGACAAATCGGGTGTATCAGGCGTAGCGATCATTTGCGGCTGCTGTGGAGCGTTCGTCTGCCTTGACAAGGACCGCCTTTGGTACAAGTCGAGCAATCGAATGACGCCAAAGGGTCGAAGTGGCGATTCCGGCGTAGCGACCATTTGCGGCTACTGTGGCGCGTTTGTCAATTTCGATCAGACCCGCGTTTTGGGTCCCAAGACGAGCACCCGGGTAACGCCGCATGACCAGAGAGATTAG